One window from the genome of Tachysurus vachellii isolate PV-2020 chromosome 5, HZAU_Pvac_v1, whole genome shotgun sequence encodes:
- the fez2a gene encoding fasciculation and elongation protein zeta-2 isoform X2, giving the protein MMAAPRVQDQSALQPEILQGKNRLSLDTAADLMRFTDLDENIGDRFDFRSVEELVADFDMKLKACFGNFDAKAELIDSVNPLTEDTVLKNDEIWNALTNNYGNVMPVDWDQSRTRSLQLPVLHIEDRPRVNNVNLDVSDDDDLREQMDMHSIIVSCINDEPFLTAEQVIEEIEEMMQDFPEQNPTEKNLIHRSSTHEFEERVRALRVAELSELLEEVETAIRHYSEELVRQLALRDELDFEKEVMNSFISVLIDVQNLQKEHKELLKKKREVKSGVREQNSRLHRLSATYLTTVIPYEKKDAPPSVEDLQVLTKILQAMKDDSDKVPSLLTDYILKVLCPSE; this is encoded by the exons ATGATGGCGGCGCCTCGAGTGCAGGACCAGAGCGCATTACAGCCTGAAATACTGCAGGGAAAGAACAGACTCAGCCTGGACACGGCAGCGGATCTGATGCGCTTTACGGATCTTGATGAAAATATTGGAGACCGATTTGACTTCAGATCTGTGGAGGAACTGGTCGCCGACTTCGACATGAAGTTAAAAGCGTGCTTTGGGAATTTCGACGCTAAAGCCGAACTTATAGATAGCGTGAATCCTCTAACAGAGGACACTGTGTTAAAAAACGACGA GATCTGGAACGCTCTGACTAATAATTATGGAAATGTCATGCCAGTAGATTGGGATCAGTCTCGCACCCGCTCACTTCAGCTCCCAGTGCTGCACATTGAGGACAGGCCA aGGGTTAATAATGTGAATCTGGATGTGTCTGATGATGACGATCTGAGGGAACAAATGGACATGCACTCCATCATTGTGTCCTGCATTAATGATGAGCCTTTCCTTACTGCAGAGCAG GTGATTGAGGAGATAGAGGAGATGATGCAGGATTTTCCAGAGCAGAACCCTACTGAGAAAAACCTGATACACAGATCCAGCACTCATGAATTTGAGGAGA GAGTACGGGCTCTTAGAGTTGCAGAGCTGAGTGAGTTATTGGAGGAGGTGGAGACGGCGATCCGCCACTATTCTGAGGAGCTTGTGCGGCAACTGGCTCTTAGAGATGAGCTCGACTTTGAGAAGGAAGTGATGAACAGTTTCATCTCTGTGCTGATTGATGTACAGAACCTTCAGAAAGAGCACAAAGAACTTCTGAAAAAGAAGAGGGAAGTAAAGAGTGGAGTCAGAGAGCAGAACAGCAGACTTCACAGATTGTCCGCAACT TACCTCACTACAGTCATTCCTTATGAGAAGAAAGATGCACCTCCCTCAGTTGAAGATCTTCAGGTTCTCACAAAAA TTCTTCAAGCCATGAAGGATGACAGTGACAAAGTGCCCAGTCTTTTGACAGACTACATCCTTAAAG
- the fez2a gene encoding fasciculation and elongation protein zeta-2 isoform X1 — MMAAPRVQDQSALQPEILQGKNRLSLDTAADLMRFTDLDENIGDRFDFRSVEELVADFDMKLKACFGNFDAKAELIDSVNPLTEDTVLKNDEIWNALTNNYGNVMPVDWDQSRTRSLQLPVLHIEDRPRVNNVNLDVSDDDDLREQMDMHSIIVSCINDEPFLTAEQVIEEIEEMMQDFPEQNPTEKNLIHRSSTHEFEERVRALRVAELSELLEEVETAIRHYSEELVRQLALRDELDFEKEVMNSFISVLIDVQNLQKEHKELLKKKREVKSGVREQNSRLHRLSATRFSMGSISTAIQNGFRQTFGNIGEEKQYLTTVIPYEKKDAPPSVEDLQVLTKILQAMKDDSDKVPSLLTDYILKVLCPSE; from the exons ATGATGGCGGCGCCTCGAGTGCAGGACCAGAGCGCATTACAGCCTGAAATACTGCAGGGAAAGAACAGACTCAGCCTGGACACGGCAGCGGATCTGATGCGCTTTACGGATCTTGATGAAAATATTGGAGACCGATTTGACTTCAGATCTGTGGAGGAACTGGTCGCCGACTTCGACATGAAGTTAAAAGCGTGCTTTGGGAATTTCGACGCTAAAGCCGAACTTATAGATAGCGTGAATCCTCTAACAGAGGACACTGTGTTAAAAAACGACGA GATCTGGAACGCTCTGACTAATAATTATGGAAATGTCATGCCAGTAGATTGGGATCAGTCTCGCACCCGCTCACTTCAGCTCCCAGTGCTGCACATTGAGGACAGGCCA aGGGTTAATAATGTGAATCTGGATGTGTCTGATGATGACGATCTGAGGGAACAAATGGACATGCACTCCATCATTGTGTCCTGCATTAATGATGAGCCTTTCCTTACTGCAGAGCAG GTGATTGAGGAGATAGAGGAGATGATGCAGGATTTTCCAGAGCAGAACCCTACTGAGAAAAACCTGATACACAGATCCAGCACTCATGAATTTGAGGAGA GAGTACGGGCTCTTAGAGTTGCAGAGCTGAGTGAGTTATTGGAGGAGGTGGAGACGGCGATCCGCCACTATTCTGAGGAGCTTGTGCGGCAACTGGCTCTTAGAGATGAGCTCGACTTTGAGAAGGAAGTGATGAACAGTTTCATCTCTGTGCTGATTGATGTACAGAACCTTCAGAAAGAGCACAAAGAACTTCTGAAAAAGAAGAGGGAAGTAAAGAGTGGAGTCAGAGAGCAGAACAGCAGACTTCACAGATTGTCCGCAACT CGCTTCAGCATGGGGAGCATCTCTACTGCTATTCAAAATGGCTTTCGCCAAACATTTGGGAATATTGGAGAGGAGAAACAG TACCTCACTACAGTCATTCCTTATGAGAAGAAAGATGCACCTCCCTCAGTTGAAGATCTTCAGGTTCTCACAAAAA TTCTTCAAGCCATGAAGGATGACAGTGACAAAGTGCCCAGTCTTTTGACAGACTACATCCTTAAAG